The genomic interval ACCCACAAAGAGAACAGGTGATCCAATGCCCCAAAACCTTACCTTACAGCCCACACAGACCATGGAAATTGTCAGAAGACTGGTCTCTCTATAGCCAACCTTGAGAATACAGGCTCAAAATGCTGCTAGCCTAAAACCAGCCCACAGGATGGAACAGTCTGTGGTAACACATAAAACTCACATATACGTACAACTAGACAGCCTCAGAAAGGATTGGATACAAACCTCctgcaagcaagcaaaaagctTGCAGAGTTAGGAAAGCAGGATGCTTTGTATTCAGAGATagacaaattaaaagctgaGCCAAACAgactaaaaataatactttctcAAGAGTGTTCCCCAGCAGCAAAAGCCATTGCAAAATGCTAGTGTTAATCCTCCAACTGACTCCTTGTTCTAACTGTCAGCTGTAACTGCTACTAACCCCTCACCTGTGGTTGTGTGGTATCTCTCTGAGGTTCCCACATCACTGTCAAAAACCACTGTTGTTCTGGGCAGATCTGCAAGTTGAATAAAAGTGACAGGCAACAAAGGAATTTGACCATGGTTTCTTTCGCTGTAGTAAAACAGGAGAATTTTCCCACTTGATTTGTAAGTCAGtgaaaaaccaaccaaccaccCATGTAGAGGACAGGTAGGGGACTGGTTGCCAGCAGTGTTAGAAAGTAAGTATGGTCTTAATTACTTCTATTCCTTTGCTGTACATTCTTTTGCACTGATGTGCAACTATTCcaaaaataatgcatatttgGTGTTAATTATCTGATCTGTGCACAGAAAGAGGAAACTGCCTTGACCATTTCCTGCAGATGAAGCCGCAAGGCGGCCTTCTCTCGCCAAGGAGACCTCCCGCTGAAGCTCTGCGGCACCCTGGTTCCCAGGCTGCGGCTCCCCGAGTGCTGCCTTGGCTGCTGTCACAGGGCTCTGGCCCAGCCACCCAGAACTGAGCGCCTGCAGCTGGGGCACATGGGCACCCACTTTTATCCCACCTGGACAAAGGATCTGTAGCCCCAAAAGACACTAAGGTAGATTTGGCTCACTCTTTTCAAAGCCCTATTCCCATGCCCTGTATCATTCACACACTGCCAGGAAGAAAGCGGCACTTCCTCTGCAGTCCTGAGCCTGCCTCTATTTCAGCCCTCGCTGGCCTCACCTCCCACCGAAGGGAGCTTGGGCCTGGGGTGCCTGCAGGTCCCAGTGCCGGGCCGCTGTCTGACTGGGACCCTGTGGGAGGGACCGGCAACTGGATGATTCCCTCACTCCCCATGGGCACTACAACCCAGGTAAGAGGAATGTATGTCAAGAGCAAGAGTGGGGCTCCCACCCCACACAGTCTGGGTCCTACAGGAACGTTTTTCTCAGCCCTGCCATGATCAGCCATGCTCTGAAGCGGGGAGGAGGTCAAACCCTGGGGTTTCCTCTCTCAGTGGCACTAAAATCACAACTCATATTTCATGTTAATTTTCTGATCTGTGCACAGAAAGAGGAAACTGTCTTGATCATTTCCCACAGCTGAGATGATAAGCTCTAGTTTGGGGACTCACCTCTCACCATCAGCTCTACAGCATCACTCTGCTGGGGAACACCTCTCCCAACCCTGTTCTCTGCTTCACAGTAGTATTTCCCTGAGTCGGAGGGTTGCAGACTCTCAAATGTGAGTTCAGCCTGACTGCTCAGATGCTGAGCTTTTCCTCCCGGCTCTCCGAGGAACCAGCGGTAGCTGATGGGTGGGGATCCGCTGGCCACGCAGGTCAAGCTGGTCCTGGCTCCTGCTGGGACTATCAGTCCCAGCTCACCAGCCCTGATGATGGGCTTAGTCACTGCAACTGAAAGACAAGCAGATTGGGCTCAGGTCATATTGGTCTTGCTGTTTTAGAAGTCTTCCCTATGCTCTACGGCAGTTCACTTGCTGAGTTTAAGCCCTTTTCCAGAAGGAACAGAGGCACCACTTATGTCACCTCTCTGCACAGATGAAGCTCAGCTCTCTTGTTCCTACAGACAGCTTTATAGTAGCTATGCTACTCATTGCAACTGCCGTATCACAGCAAGGCAGCTCTGTTGGAATGGTGCCCTCTCTGCCCTGCCATAAACCCACCTTGCAGAAAGAGTTAGTTCTAGCACACATTGAGGATGTTCTGGAAGGGGAGAAGCCATACTTGGTGAATACAACACACACTTGATTTCCTACTTGCTACAGGAATCACAGAGATGTTGGTTTTCTGGATAGAATCAAATACAGATTTGAGTGCTATCTCAAGCAGCAGTGTGTTCAAGTGGTCCACTGGTAGATTTAGATTTGGGTCTGAACTAACTGCTCCCCCTTCCACAGTCCACCACACTATCACAGTGCTGAGATGCATCATTTCCTCCTCAGAAGAGATGGGCTAGCAGCAACAGAAATGCAGACACTCTTCCCAACAGCATGCCTCAGCACCCGGTTTGGATGCAGGTACATGATGAAGTGAAAGACTCTTCCTTGCGCTATGTGCTTCCTACCAGCTGCATCTTGTACCACATGCTTTGTGAATTAGAAATGGTGTGCAAGAGCAGAGCTTTATTACTGGATTTACCTTTGACAACTTTAACTGTAGTGGTCACCTCCTTTGTTACCAAGCTGTTATTTTCAGAACTCCAGATGACTTGACAGGTATAGCGTCCACTATCAGGGATTTCAAGGTTCTTGATTTGAAGTGTGACATCCCCTGAGCTGTTCTTTGGGACAGTGACACGGTCTCTGAACTGAGACAACAAGACATGGTCACCAGAGTTATCTCTCCGAAAGATGGTGGAGGTGCTATAGTCTCGCTCCATGCTCCAGATGAGCGTTTGCTGCGTGAAACCTTCTGAAGGCACATAGGTACAAGGTAAAGTGGTGGATCCCTTCCATGTCCCATTGATCTGGTGGAGGCCAGACAGATccaggagggctgcagggaacaACAgttgaagagaagaaataacactgtaaaggagaaaatgtCCTTATGATAGACAGGTGTCACCAGAAGGTGGAAGCCAACATGTTAGATGTGCTGAATACCACAGCTGGCTAAACCTGGGCTTGTGTACATCTCACAGAGCATGGGGATGTGGACAGTTGCTTCAACTCCATGGCTATTTTTATTGATTCTCTCTGGATGCTTGCCAGTTTTCAAATTCCTTCTTGGTACAGAGAGGCACAAATCctgctccttgtggcagcatcACAGCTATAGTGTTCATAAGATCTTAAGGTGCATTTCTAATTCCTGCTCCCTAGCCTTCATGTTCTGCTTTTGTGGCTTGGCTTTCTGCTTCTACTTGCAGGTGATTAGTCAAACAGCAGTGGacttcctcccacccccaaagACATTGGGCACTCTGATGACATCAATTGCAATGTTGTTCTGTACCTTACATGTGGAAAGAAGGATGAACAAGtcagttttgttgttttactgcaattaagcatttttattagGTCCTTTTGCACTTTTGCACTGATTAACGTCACCAGTGTAACTTCCCTGTTGCTCACAGGTCACAACAGTATAGCTGTGCAGGCAGAAACACTCCTCTGTGCAATAGCTTGTACCAGAGCTATCGGGAAGGACCATTCAAAGGAAAGTGAGGATCTGCAGATCTCTGTCCAGGAGGACAGTCTAGAGGACTGTTGGGGCTGAATGCTCAGGAAGCTTGGTTTTGACATGGAgcaatgtttttcctttatcaAATAACTTTGGGAGAGCAGGCACAGCTCCATTCTTTGAATCTCACATCTTTATCAAATGCAGCTCCTTGATATATCTGCTTTAGAAggttttccctttctcttcatGCTCTTCACAGAATCCCTTCCAGGTAAATTAAGAAGGATGGAAACTATTTAGAAAACTGCTTAGATATACTCCTAAGGCATTTGGTGCTCTCTGCTTCAAGTGTGTTTAGCATCCAGTGTATTTCTCTAGACACAATTTTAGTTAGACATCTCTGCAGTATTGCTTTGTATTGCTACATGCCATGAAATAGCTGCTAGCATGCACTGATTCACTGTGGAGTCAGTGGCACCCTGTGTGTAATTGATTCCAGCACTAGTGGGGCTGACCCCAAAGGAGAGCTCATTAGAAAGAATggagaaatgcagcaaaagaaaaatctctgacagagcatttttaatggaaatatttcctcCCAGGGCAATTATTAAACTGGAATATAATCTTCCAGACAATGTGAATCTTCCCACCAGAGATAGATAGAGCTGGACTAGAGAAAATCTGAAGAGTCGTATCAGAGTATCCCAGACAGGTCAGAGGGATGTGTGTCATCCATAACACATGATAACCacaaaaaattttaaacttcCATATTCTGACCCATTTTGTAAAGCAACTGAACATCTCCCTTTCTAGACTACTAGCACCCAGCTTTCCTGGTGGTATGGAAGTGCCATGCAGACTGGCGCCATTAGGTATCTGCTCTGAAGAACTGGACCTGAAAAAAGCACAGTGGATCCAGTCTTGAGGGCTTCAGATATAACCTAGCTTTCTTGATTTATATTGGCCCCAAGCAGACAAACAAGTACCTTCCAAGCACTAAGGAGAAGGGTGAGGAGGAGTAGCAGGTATTTTGTGGTATCCAGCTCATCCTCCCAATTTCTCTGGCTGTCTGCCCAGTGAGACCATAGTTCCTTTGGGAAGTGCCTCATCTAAGTGGCAGATGACCTGAATTTAGCTAGACTTGGCTCACCTTTATCCAtgccaccttctccttcctcccccctcctcctccttttttccccagaaatgcATGGTTTATATTCAGCTGCATTAACTCACAAAAAGCAGCTTAAGAGGCTGATCACAGAAACCTGTAAAGCTAATTTTTCATGACTAGATGGGAAAAGGACtctaatctattttttttctgaatattagGAGCAATTCTTTGCCTTTATACAACTGTCAAAGCAGCtgtagcttttctctttctcctgtttcctgAAACCTTTCTCTGTCAGTGTCGATGCACCAGGAGCAGGTGCAGATGTTTTATGGGCATGTAAATCAAAGTAAAGATTCCAGTATCACCTATCCTAGTGCACCTAGAGAATCAGTATAGCTGAAGAGAGCAAGGTGAATTATGCATGTGTCTGAATCTAGGCTCACAATTACAGCTGTACCTCTTCTTCCTTACCAGGACCATGCTAGTAAAACAATAGTGATGCATTATTAAGCTCAAAAAGAACATGCACATTTCCTTCCAAAATGGTCTTTGCAGAGCGCTGATATACCGGAGCAGATCCAAGGATCTCTCctattttgttcttgctctGGAGGGCTTGGGATCTGACTTTTTACCTTATACTATACTGTTTGTTCCACCCTCAAAAGCACATCATTGTGTCTGATGCCAAAGAAGACTCTTCCCAacctctatttttttcatctaagaAACTAGAGATTTTCCACACTTGacgatttttaaaaatgaaaacactatAATTCAAAAGATTTCCCCTGCCCTCTTTgtgctcagatttttctctaatATGAGGAAGCATTTACTCACCACTGCAGCTGACGAAAGCCTTCACAAGCACCAATACCTGtagcattttttccattctcctgGAACTGCAGGTTTGTCCTACTTTCCCTCCACTTACTCAGAGAGAGACCCACACTCCCAAGACCAGAATGCAAGTCAAGaatacttccttttcttctgtcctatATCATCTAGGATCCAAActgtgctgctgccctttttccttccttctttctgaaatatcaCCAGCCCACTTCACTGATGACAGGGGTGGAGGATGAACAAAGGCTATAAGgatctttctgtttccttttcatgttCTCTTGTCCCCATCCACTTATCTTATCATTCTTTTGACTTTTTCCAAGAAATGCTCTAAATGctcttttttattctctttgtaattggatgggatttttttttgctttctttctttccatgtttGCAGTCACTTCACAATGAAAGAGCTTTATTATGACTACACAGTCAAGCACTTAGGAGCAAGGGAAAGCAAACTTCAGGATGCTTGAGAAGCATGAATTCAGTAATTCAGTTCTCTCAGATGTGTGTGTGATGACATTGGCATTACTTACAAAATTACGTACTGTTTTGCCATGCACAGGACAAGTGGTGCCAGTTCACTGGCTCTGCTTCTAACTTGTCCCATCTTCCTCCGTGGTTCTAGAACAGAGCTCCTGCTCATCAGTCAGTTCACCTTCCCAGAACCTTTGTAAGGCTAAGCACGATGTTAGCCACATTGTAAGTGTAGAAAACTGTGGCACAAAGAACTGAAAGCCTAAAATATCTCCTAGTTTTGGATGCTCAATTTCAGAAGCCCTGGATGATCTGATTTTCCAGTGTATGTAACACCCCACGGCACCTGGGACACCCAAAATACTACTCTCATCACCTTTGCTAGCGGTTGGGAATGCTCAGCATCTCTATCCATCACACCATGAGCGCTCCTAACCAGGCATCCAGAAATGGAAAGCACAGTAGCCTACATCTGGGAAATTTGAACTGACTCACCTAACATCATATAGGAACATAAAGTACAGACTGAATTGCGCAATTCCAtttcctctctgtcttctcctccTCGGTGCTCAGCTCTTCCACCATGCATATGTACCAACTTCTGCAGCAAGAGACTTCTCTGAGGCAACTCTACTCATCTTCTGAGCAGGACAGACTGTGACATGAATGAGGAGGAAAGCCAGCCCTAGCCTCTTTGCCTGGCAGtctcagcctttttttccccaagggtCTGACTTAGATCAGGCTTGGGCAGACTTCTATGGCAAACAGTAAAAGGCACATCTTTAGCACCCCCAGCCAAATTCAAGTCCTTGTTGAATAGCACAAATGTTGTAGATATCAGTAACACAAACATGCatcctttttccccccaagcTGCTAATTTTTTGATTTACTgctactgtcttttttttttttttaaaaaaaagacacattgatttatttcatttactttaaagccaaaaatatatacaaaatactatttatCTGAAGTTCCCTATTTTATTGATATGGGCTACAAGTATATCTGTCTAATCTCTTCCTAGTAATGGCTGAGATAGTGTGactaaatactttttttaattattcaggCAGAGATGAACTCAAATAGAGGAGTTACCAGCAAAAATATCATCAGTGTGACAACCAACATCGACTGAGAACAAGCTCATATAATATGAAATGTCAATCCAACGTAATAAGAAATTTCAGTTACTACAGTATGATTGGCAGTTCAGGAAAGATGAAAGCTTCATTCTCAGAACTGAGCCCAGCACAATTTAAATCACCCTGAGTAATGCTGAACACAGTTcggaataaaaaaatattatagaCCACAAAACCTTAGCATGCTACTGttattagggtttttttaatagaaaatggaatttaGACTAAATTTAGACTTTCAGTTTAAGTCTTTCTGCAACTTTTCTGTTATGATGAAATTTCCTAAAATGGAAGGTAGCAATTTTTTTGATATACTgcgtttttttaaaaaaacaaaatcttctgatttctttcatttgtttataaTCtagttgcaagaaaaaaattttttttttggtgaaatttTCCAGGTACTCCATTAAACACACCAAATGCATGGGAAGCCTCTATGGCAGGTCTCTGAGCATGATCACAGGGTGAGTTCAGCTCCCTGCCCTGAGCCACGTACTGAGGAGGAACAGTCTATCCTTCTTTTCAGTGCAACGGTCCCCTTTGAAGCAGCAAAGATGTCCCATAAGCCACGGCAGTCCAGACATCAGCACTTCTTTTAAACTACCTAAGACCAACTTCCTAACATGAAAAGCACTGTTTGGGCAGGCACAAAGGATTTGTGAATCATGGGGAAGGGACGTGCATAGATGTCTGAATCATAGTGTGCAAAAGGTCgagaacaaatgaagaaaaagatgtggGGTTATATTTCTAGCTTGCTGATGCAGTACTTTTCCTTGCATTGCTTCCCCTTTCCCTAAGTGTACCATCTCTTACAGTCCAgggaagatttctcttttcttcctgctatTCCTCTAAAATCTAGACTGCTATAAGTCTATATGAGGAAATAAGAACTAGCACCTAAGCCCAGACAACTGATGCTGGGAACAAGCCTTGTACTTAACTGGGGTAACTGGGATTTGTACAATGCCATTTCTGTGATGGGGAGAAGTTAAAAACAATATCCTGTTCTTTACTACAACAGGAAtggaaaagctgcattttccaTCACTTGGCCAGAAACTATGCCCAATTGTGGTACCGCTATAGATGCGGTCATATCACCAGGGATGTGGAGAAAGTACATAAGGAAACTAGAGATTAACAACCTAGTCATCTGCATTTAATATTACACAAGCTTTACCATCTACAGGTGAACAGATAATCACCTGGTGCTCTTATATTCACAGAACCACAGACTACCTTGGTACACATCTCTGTTGCAGTAGTCCGGCTCACGCACAAAATCCATCATGCTTCATATTCTGCAAACTCACACAGTGTTTTCTGAGGATGTAGCTTACAAATGGCAGGGCATGGGGGATTTCAACCCAGGAGGCCATTCATGCCATTCTAGGCACACTCTGTAGCAGTACCTTTACAAGCAGATGCAGAGGTTATGAACAGATGTTACATATGGAATCAATATGTGCCTGCTAAGTATTAAGAATGGGAGAAAGAATTACAGAAGTTAAGAAATGCATATACAGGCAAATCTACTGACCTAGTGGATTCTGTTATAGGCATTTAATCACTCACTAAAGCAGCTTGTTGATATCTATTCAATATTTATGCCTTAGCATTTAGTTTTAAGAAATGTTCTGCTCAACACCACCATTGAGATGCTTccaagaaataatttcatttcccTTCCACTTCTTTGCTGTTGTGTCAATGAGGAAGATTTCTGTTTGGAGAGTTTTCTtgtcttgaaagaaaagaatgatggacagaaagaaacagcagattCTCCTGAAAGTCTTCGCTCACATACATCAGCATGGGAAGTCTAGGGTTCAcaagaaattcagaataaaatctgaGCATAAGGTAGATATGTTTGAAATACAAGGAACCATTTGCTGATGGGCCTGAGAAGGAAGGTTAATATGTTTGGTTTTGCCACAGCTATGTTCCATCACAACAGatatttgttcagtttaattaGGAAGTTTTTGCACAGCAGCTGAGGTCAGACCATTCTCTGGAACTGCTGCACTTTGTCAATGATGGCTTGTTCCCACCTCTGTGCAGGGCAATGAAAACCAATTACTAtctttgttttcacaaaatTGGTCAGCTGATGAATACAGTGCAGGTCTCCTTTCACTCTTTGGGTAGAAGCACACGTACGCTTGGCTTTCTGAATATGATTTAAACTGAGTTCTGCTTATTGTTGCAATAAACCTGCCTATGGCAAGCACTGGTAGCCTGGAGGAACAGGTTGTGTATGGGATGGCAAGATCTGTGCAACAAGTGTATGTGAGGCTCCAGGGTAAGAGTTAAGACTAGTTGTTATCCTGCAGAGGAAAGTAACAGAGACAGAGCACTGCACCCTCTTGCAGAACATATCCTTATTGATATGATCGAAAGTTgatttttgctgccttttcttgACTTTGCTGAACCTACCAGTATGGAACCAATTTGTTTGAACTGGAACAGAAACTTTAGCTTGAGGGCTAATGCCTGTGCCCCATCTGTCCATTCTCTGCTACCAAATTACCACTAGCCAGATTTAAGAGAGTCCTGCCTGGAGAAACAAAAGCACTGTTAAAACTCAAACAATGTCTCTGAAAGAGTGAATGAGTCCATTTTCAGAGACTTGACTTAAAACCAATCATTGGTACATCCTGGCCCC from Rhea pennata isolate bPtePen1 chromosome 11, bPtePen1.pri, whole genome shotgun sequence carries:
- the LOC134145240 gene encoding V-set and immunoglobulin domain-containing protein 4-like isoform X1, which codes for MEKMLQVLVLVKAFVSCSALLDLSGLHQINGTWKGSTTLPCTYVPSEGFTQQTLIWSMERDYSTSTIFRRDNSGDHVLLSQFRDRVTVPKNSSGDVTLQIKNLEIPDSGRYTCQVIWSSENNSLVTKEVTTTVKVVKVAVTKPIIRAGELGLIVPAGARTSLTCVASGSPPISYRWFLGEPGGKAQHLSSQAELTFESLQPSDSGKYYCEAENRVGRGVPQQSDAVELMVRDLPRTTVVFDSDVGTSERYHTTTDLPAATAASGNDAVSARPPIAAGLQRDSLPLYLIILVAGLCVATLVSIAVAIACRGKPRDEPLYEVAFHSTVDVLRTEADLEVPAKCLQEEVNSRTEASYETVATKDNHYSNICTGKNICECKTLLKAMESEYEVENF
- the LOC134145240 gene encoding V-set and immunoglobulin domain-containing protein 4-like isoform X3, which produces MEKMLQVLVLVKAFVSCSALLDLSGLHQINGTWKGSTTLPCTYVPSEGFTQQTLIWSMERDYSTSTIFRRDNSGDHVLLSQFRDRVTVPKNSSGDVTLQIKNLEIPDSGRYTCQVIWSSENNSLVTKEVTTTVKVVKVAVTKPIIRAGELGLIVPAGARTSLTCVASGSPPISYRWFLGEPGGKAQHLSSQAELTFESLQPSDSGKYYCEAENRVGRGVPQQSDAVELMVRDLPRTTVVFDSDVGTSERYHTTTDLPAATAASGNDAVSARPPIAAGLQRDSLPLYLIILVAGLCVATLVSIAVAIACRGKPRDGEQSNMQNPSMKLHSIAL
- the LOC134145240 gene encoding V-set and immunoglobulin domain-containing protein 4-like isoform X2, which produces MEKMLQVLVLVKAFVSCSALLDLSGLHQINGTWKGSTTLPCTYVPSEGFTQQTLIWSMERDYSTSTIFRRDNSGDHVLLSQFRDRVTVPKNSSGDVTLQIKNLEIPDSGRYTCQVIWSSENNSLVTKEVTTTVKVVKVAVTKPIIRAGELGLIVPAGARTSLTCVASGSPPISYRWFLGEPGGKAQHLSSQAELTFESLQPSDSGKYYCEAENRVGRGVPQQSDAVELMVRDLPRTTVVFDSDVGTSERYHTTTDLPAATAASGNDAVSARPPIAAGLQRDSLPLYLIILVAGLCVATLVSIAVAIACRGKPRDGEQSNMQNPSMKLHCEHNFSSVMLRRL